In Rhizobium sp. ZPR4, a genomic segment contains:
- the galE gene encoding UDP-glucose 4-epimerase GalE produces MTVLVTGGAGYIGSHMVWRLLDAGEDVVVLDCLSTGFRWAVPPAARFYLGDVADEALLCQIFAENDIEAIIHFAGSAVVPMSIEDPLAYYENNTGKTRILMSAAVRAGIRHFVFSSTAAVYGQQPADRPVIENAPLRPESPYGQSKLMSELMLRDAAAAYDFRYVALRYFNVAGADPEGRAGQSTDGATHLIKVACEAALGRRRQVDIYGTDYPTHDGTGVRDYIHVSDLVDAHLMALRHLRDGGRSLVANCGYGHGYSVLDVLNMVMRIHGRAFRIHIAPRRPGDMASIVADATLAHRELGWAPKYDSLEAIVRSSLDWELRLAERASFDAAGLSKVYAAPSMR; encoded by the coding sequence ATGACGGTGTTGGTGACGGGCGGAGCCGGATATATCGGCAGCCACATGGTCTGGAGATTGCTTGATGCGGGCGAGGACGTTGTCGTTCTCGATTGCCTTTCCACGGGCTTTCGCTGGGCGGTCCCGCCGGCTGCCCGCTTCTATCTCGGCGATGTCGCCGACGAAGCGCTGCTGTGTCAGATTTTCGCCGAGAACGACATAGAGGCCATCATCCATTTTGCCGGCTCGGCGGTCGTGCCGATGTCGATCGAGGATCCTCTCGCCTATTATGAGAACAATACCGGCAAGACCCGTATCCTGATGAGCGCCGCCGTTAGGGCCGGCATTCGCCATTTCGTCTTTTCGTCCACGGCTGCCGTCTATGGTCAGCAGCCCGCTGATCGGCCGGTCATCGAAAATGCGCCGCTGCGGCCCGAATCCCCCTATGGCCAATCCAAGCTGATGTCGGAACTGATGCTGCGCGATGCTGCCGCGGCCTATGATTTCCGCTATGTGGCGCTGCGTTATTTCAATGTCGCCGGCGCCGATCCCGAGGGACGCGCCGGTCAGTCGACTGACGGGGCCACCCATCTCATCAAGGTCGCCTGCGAGGCAGCCCTTGGCCGCCGCCGTCAGGTGGATATCTACGGCACGGACTATCCGACGCATGACGGCACCGGGGTCCGCGACTACATCCACGTCAGCGATCTCGTTGACGCGCATCTCATGGCCTTGCGGCATCTGCGCGATGGCGGCCGGTCACTGGTCGCCAATTGCGGCTATGGCCACGGTTATTCCGTGCTCGACGTGCTCAACATGGTCATGCGCATCCATGGCCGCGCCTTCCGCATCCATATCGCCCCGCGCCGGCCCGGCGATATGGCGAGCATCGTCGCAGACGCGACACTGGCCCATCGCGAATTGGGCTGGGCGCCGAAATACGACAGTCTGGAAGCGATCGTGCGCTCCTCGCTGGATTGGGAGCTTCGCCTCGCAGAGCGGGCAAGCTTCGATGCCGCCGGGCTCAGCAAGGTCTATGCCGCTCCAAGTATGCGGTAG
- a CDS encoding LysR family transcriptional regulator: MKRTPHFTWDDLQFFLAVARTGQLSTAARQLRSSHATVSRRIDRLEFALKVKLFERNPRGYMLTSMGQRFVDTAEHMEQETERLRADLSAGSAAQRGVVRISAPEGFSNFFFTGVLPEFTARHPNISLELITIQQIMSLSRKEADIVVVLDPPKAGPYFTEKLTDYHLQVYGSRDYLARHPTIESRDDLPDFAFIGYIEDMIFAPGLDYLDDVHPRIRPQFQSSSIFAQLTATKNGQGLCVLPFFIAGKHPDLQVVLPHEVDLRRHYWITCHRDLRQSPRVRTVIDFLAEAVHKNAPAFLGPWRRTES; the protein is encoded by the coding sequence ATGAAGCGCACGCCGCATTTTACCTGGGACGATCTGCAGTTCTTCCTCGCCGTCGCCAGAACGGGGCAACTTTCGACCGCCGCACGCCAATTGCGCAGCAGCCATGCCACGGTCTCGCGCCGTATCGACCGGCTGGAATTCGCCTTGAAAGTCAAGCTCTTCGAGCGCAATCCACGCGGCTATATGCTGACCAGCATGGGACAACGCTTCGTCGATACCGCTGAGCACATGGAGCAGGAAACGGAACGTCTTCGCGCCGATCTTTCTGCAGGATCGGCGGCACAACGGGGTGTTGTGCGCATCAGCGCGCCGGAGGGTTTTTCAAACTTCTTCTTCACCGGCGTCCTGCCCGAATTCACCGCCAGGCATCCGAACATTTCCCTCGAACTGATCACCATCCAGCAGATCATGTCGCTCTCGCGCAAGGAGGCCGATATCGTCGTGGTGCTCGACCCGCCGAAGGCCGGACCCTATTTCACCGAAAAGCTCACCGACTATCATCTGCAGGTTTATGGATCGCGCGATTACCTCGCCCGTCATCCGACGATCGAAAGCCGTGACGATCTGCCTGACTTCGCCTTCATCGGCTATATCGAGGATATGATCTTTGCGCCGGGCCTGGACTATCTCGACGACGTCCATCCCCGCATCAGGCCGCAATTCCAAAGCTCGAGCATCTTTGCACAGCTGACGGCGACGAAGAATGGCCAAGGGCTCTGCGTACTGCCGTTCTTCATCGCCGGCAAGCATCCGGATCTGCAGGTCGTCCTGCCGCATGAGGTGGATCTCAGGCGCCACTACTGGATCACCTGCCACCGCGATCTGCGCCAATCGCCGCGCGTGCGCACCGTCATCGATTTTCTGGCAGAGGCCGTGCACAAGAACGCTCCGGCCTTTCTGGGGCCTTGGAGACGTACCGAGAGCTGA
- a CDS encoding ABC transporter substrate-binding protein produces the protein MRKSLIASLAFLLAASTAAFAAGASDGVVKIGILNDQSGVYADFGGKSSVEAAKMAAEDFGGKVLGVPIEIIDADHQNKPDIASNIARQWYDQDHVDAIMELTTSSVALAVQAVAKEKKKIDIVTGAATTDLTGKQCSPYGFHWAYDTHALAVGTGGALVKQGGDTWFFLTADYAFGYSLEQQTSDFVKASGGKVLGSVRHPLSTNDFSSFLLQAQSSGAKVIGLANAGLDTSNAIKQASEFGITQGGQHLAALLFTLAEVHGLGLQAAQGLTLTEGYYWNLDDKSREFGKRFFARTGKMPNMIHAGTYSAVMQYLKAVQKAGTDDTEAVAKELHEMPVDDFFGRGGTVGANGRMIHDMYLLQVKKPEESKEPWDYFNVLATIPGKEAYIDPAKSGCDLVKQ, from the coding sequence ATGCGAAAGAGTCTTATTGCATCCCTTGCATTTCTGCTTGCAGCCAGCACCGCGGCTTTCGCCGCCGGTGCATCCGATGGTGTCGTCAAGATCGGCATCCTCAACGACCAGTCCGGCGTCTATGCGGACTTCGGCGGCAAGTCGTCGGTCGAGGCTGCCAAGATGGCTGCCGAGGACTTTGGCGGCAAGGTTCTTGGCGTGCCGATCGAGATCATCGATGCCGATCACCAGAACAAGCCCGATATCGCCTCCAACATCGCCCGCCAATGGTATGACCAGGATCATGTCGACGCCATCATGGAGCTGACGACCTCTTCCGTCGCGCTGGCCGTGCAGGCGGTCGCCAAGGAAAAGAAGAAGATCGATATCGTCACGGGTGCCGCAACGACCGATCTCACCGGCAAGCAATGCTCGCCCTACGGCTTCCATTGGGCCTATGACACCCATGCTCTCGCCGTCGGCACAGGCGGCGCGCTGGTCAAACAGGGTGGCGACACCTGGTTCTTCCTGACCGCCGACTACGCTTTCGGCTATTCGCTGGAGCAGCAGACGAGCGATTTCGTCAAGGCAAGCGGCGGCAAGGTCCTTGGTTCCGTCCGTCACCCGCTGTCGACGAATGATTTCTCGTCCTTCCTGCTGCAGGCGCAGTCGTCGGGCGCGAAGGTCATCGGCCTCGCCAATGCCGGCCTCGACACCTCAAACGCCATCAAGCAGGCCTCCGAATTCGGCATTACCCAGGGCGGCCAGCATCTGGCGGCACTGCTCTTCACGCTGGCCGAAGTGCACGGCCTCGGCCTGCAGGCGGCGCAAGGCCTGACGCTGACGGAAGGCTATTACTGGAACCTCGACGACAAGAGCCGCGAATTCGGCAAGCGCTTCTTTGCCCGCACCGGCAAGATGCCGAACATGATCCATGCCGGCACCTATTCTGCCGTGATGCAGTATCTGAAGGCGGTGCAGAAGGCCGGCACTGATGATACCGAGGCCGTCGCCAAGGAACTGCACGAAATGCCCGTCGACGATTTCTTCGGTCGCGGCGGCACGGTCGGCGCCAACGGCCGCATGATCCACGACATGTATCTGCTTCAGGTCAAGAAGCCTGAGGAGAGCAAGGAGCCGTGGGATTACTTCAACGTGCTGGCGACGATCCCGGGCAAGGAAGCCTATATCGACCCAGCCAAGAGCGGCTGCGACCTCGTCAAGCAATAG
- a CDS encoding ABC transporter ATP-binding protein: MAMSATHLHEEPRVVLSARGLRRDFGGFTAVKNVDLDVHHAQVHALIGPNGAGKTTVFNLLTKFLQPTHGTIMLLGTDITKTRPDKVARMGLVRSFQISAVFPHLTVLDNVRVALQRPNNLAHQFWRPLSALDSLNARAEQLIASVGLSKERNAIAADLSYGRKRVLEIATTLALDPKVLLLDEPMAGMGLEDVNTVSAIIRDVARDRAVLMVEHNLSVVADICHHVTVLQRGEILAQGDYATVSRDPRVREAYMGTEEA, encoded by the coding sequence ATGGCGATGTCAGCGACACATCTGCATGAAGAGCCCCGGGTGGTTTTGTCCGCCCGGGGACTGCGCCGCGATTTCGGCGGCTTCACCGCCGTCAAGAATGTCGATCTCGACGTCCACCACGCACAGGTCCACGCGCTGATCGGCCCGAACGGCGCCGGCAAGACGACGGTGTTCAACCTGCTCACCAAGTTCCTGCAGCCGACGCACGGCACGATCATGCTGCTCGGCACCGATATTACCAAGACAAGACCCGACAAGGTCGCGCGCATGGGGCTCGTGCGCTCCTTCCAGATTTCCGCTGTCTTTCCGCATCTGACGGTGCTGGACAATGTCCGCGTCGCGCTGCAGCGGCCAAACAATCTCGCCCACCAGTTCTGGCGGCCGCTTTCGGCCCTCGACAGTCTCAACGCGCGTGCCGAACAGCTCATTGCCTCCGTCGGCCTCTCGAAGGAGCGGAATGCCATCGCCGCCGATCTTTCCTACGGCCGCAAGCGGGTGCTGGAGATCGCAACGACGCTTGCGCTCGATCCGAAGGTGCTGTTGCTCGACGAACCGATGGCCGGCATGGGGCTGGAAGACGTAAACACCGTCTCCGCCATTATCCGCGATGTCGCCCGCGACAGGGCTGTGCTCATGGTGGAGCACAATCTCTCGGTCGTTGCCGATATCTGCCACCATGTCACAGTGCTGCAGCGCGGCGAGATCCTCGCCCAGGGCGACTATGCGACGGTCAGCCGCGATCCGCGCGTCCGCGAAGCCTATATGGGCACGGAGGAGGCTTGA
- a CDS encoding ABC transporter ATP-binding protein, with amino-acid sequence MAPLLEVQGLNAWYGESHILHGVDMRVGEGETITILGRNGVGKTTTLRTIVGIVRARKGRITFAGRDMMQVPLHKTAHQGIGFVPEERGIFSTLSVYENLMLPPVVAPGGMTLDEIFELFPNLHERRNSVGTRLSGGEQQMLAMARILRTGVRMLLLDEPTEGLAPVIVQRIGEVLQKLKGRGMTILLVEQNFRFASRIADRFYLMDHGQMVSEFPVGELSERMDMLHKVLGV; translated from the coding sequence ATGGCGCCGCTTCTGGAAGTTCAGGGCCTCAATGCCTGGTATGGCGAAAGCCACATCCTGCACGGCGTCGATATGCGCGTGGGCGAGGGGGAGACCATCACCATCCTCGGCCGCAACGGCGTCGGCAAGACGACGACGTTGCGTACGATCGTCGGCATCGTCCGTGCCCGCAAGGGCAGGATCACCTTCGCCGGCAGGGATATGATGCAGGTGCCGCTGCACAAGACGGCGCATCAGGGCATCGGTTTCGTGCCGGAAGAGCGCGGGATCTTCTCGACCCTCAGCGTCTATGAAAACCTGATGCTGCCGCCGGTCGTCGCACCGGGCGGCATGACGCTCGATGAGATCTTCGAGCTGTTTCCCAATCTGCATGAGCGGCGCAATAGCGTCGGCACCAGGCTCTCGGGTGGCGAACAGCAGATGCTCGCCATGGCCCGCATCCTGCGCACCGGCGTCCGCATGCTGCTGCTCGACGAGCCCACCGAGGGCCTGGCGCCCGTCATCGTCCAGCGCATCGGCGAAGTCCTGCAGAAGCTGAAAGGGCGCGGCATGACCATCTTGCTCGTCGAGCAGAATTTCCGTTTCGCCAGCCGCATCGCCGATCGTTTCTATCTGATGGATCACGGCCAGATGGTCTCGGAATTCCCGGTCGGCGAACTCTCCGAGCGCATGGATATGCTGCACAAGGTTCTGGGGGTCTGA
- a CDS encoding branched-chain amino acid ABC transporter permease — MTTIFGIPTQALLGQLLIGLINGSFYALLSLGLAIIFGMLRVINFAHGALYMLGAFTAYLLLAYAGIGYWPALVLAPLIVGLFGALVERLCLRQLYKIDPLYGLLFTFGMALTIEGTFRYLYGSSGQPYAVPTELAGAKNIGFMFLPVYRGWVVIASLIVCIGTWLLIEKTKLGAYLRAATENSVLVQVFGVNVPVLLTLTYGFGVALAAFAGVLAAPIYQVSPLMGSNMIIIVFAVVVVGGMGSIMGAIVTGYMLGIAEGLTKVFYPEASNIVIFVIMAIVLLLRPAGLFGREA, encoded by the coding sequence ATGACGACGATATTCGGCATCCCCACCCAGGCGCTTCTCGGTCAATTGCTGATCGGCCTCATCAACGGCTCCTTCTATGCGCTACTGAGCCTCGGCCTCGCGATCATCTTCGGCATGCTCAGGGTCATCAATTTCGCCCATGGCGCGCTCTATATGCTCGGCGCCTTCACCGCCTATCTGCTGCTCGCCTATGCCGGCATCGGCTATTGGCCTGCCCTCGTTCTGGCGCCGCTCATCGTCGGCCTGTTCGGAGCATTGGTCGAGCGGCTCTGCCTGCGCCAGCTCTACAAGATCGATCCGCTCTACGGATTGCTCTTCACCTTCGGCATGGCGCTGACCATCGAGGGAACCTTCCGCTATCTTTATGGCTCCTCCGGCCAGCCCTATGCCGTTCCGACGGAATTGGCGGGCGCGAAAAATATCGGCTTCATGTTCCTGCCCGTCTATCGCGGCTGGGTGGTCATCGCCTCGCTGATCGTCTGCATCGGCACCTGGCTTCTGATCGAGAAGACGAAACTCGGCGCCTATCTGCGCGCCGCCACCGAGAATTCCGTGCTCGTGCAGGTCTTCGGCGTCAACGTGCCGGTGCTGTTGACGCTGACCTACGGCTTCGGCGTGGCGCTTGCCGCCTTTGCCGGCGTTCTCGCCGCGCCGATCTACCAGGTCTCGCCGCTGATGGGATCGAACATGATCATCATCGTCTTCGCCGTTGTTGTCGTCGGCGGCATGGGCTCGATCATGGGAGCGATCGTGACGGGCTACATGCTCGGGATTGCCGAAGGCCTGACCAAGGTCTTCTATCCCGAAGCCTCCAACATCGTCATCTTCGTCATCATGGCGATCGTACTGCTTTTGAGGCCTGCGGGCCTCTTCGGTCGGGAGGCGTGA
- a CDS encoding branched-chain amino acid ABC transporter permease: MAGLISLSSKERPKLSVQKLLLVVGLVGLIWAPFFIYPIFVMKVLCFALFACAFNLLLGYAGLLSFGHATFFGGAAYFTAYAVKEWGLPPELGILIGVAGASLLGLVMGFVAIRRQGIYFAMITLALSYMFYFFCLQAKFTQGEDGIQSVPRGYLFGVLDLNNSFNMYYFVLAVFLIGVLIIWRFINSPFGMILKSIRENEQRAISLGYSVARYKLGAFVMSAALAGLAGAVKALVFQFATLTDVAWQMSGEVILMTLLGGIGTLIGPIFGAGLVATLENYLATSEFPVTIITGIVFMVCVLLFRRGIVGEFYASRLGRRLGFEYRR; encoded by the coding sequence ATGGCTGGATTAATCAGCTTGAGTTCTAAAGAGCGTCCAAAGCTTTCCGTGCAGAAGCTGTTGCTGGTGGTTGGCCTCGTCGGCCTGATCTGGGCGCCGTTCTTCATCTATCCGATCTTCGTCATGAAGGTGCTTTGCTTCGCGCTCTTCGCCTGCGCCTTCAATCTGTTGCTCGGCTATGCCGGCCTCTTGTCCTTCGGTCACGCGACTTTCTTTGGCGGTGCTGCTTATTTCACGGCTTATGCGGTGAAGGAATGGGGGCTTCCGCCAGAGCTCGGCATCCTGATCGGGGTTGCCGGCGCATCGCTGCTCGGCCTCGTCATGGGCTTCGTCGCCATCCGCAGGCAGGGCATCTATTTCGCCATGATCACGCTGGCGCTCTCTTACATGTTTTATTTCTTCTGCCTGCAGGCGAAGTTCACTCAAGGTGAGGACGGCATCCAGTCGGTGCCGCGCGGCTACCTCTTCGGCGTCCTCGATCTCAACAACTCCTTCAATATGTATTATTTCGTCCTCGCCGTTTTCCTGATCGGTGTGCTGATCATCTGGCGCTTCATCAATTCGCCCTTCGGCATGATCCTGAAATCGATCCGCGAGAACGAGCAGCGGGCGATCTCGCTTGGCTATTCCGTCGCGCGCTATAAGCTCGGTGCCTTCGTCATGTCGGCGGCGTTGGCGGGGCTTGCGGGCGCGGTCAAGGCACTGGTCTTCCAGTTCGCGACGCTCACCGATGTCGCCTGGCAGATGTCCGGCGAAGTCATCCTCATGACCCTGCTCGGCGGCATCGGCACGCTGATCGGTCCGATTTTCGGGGCAGGGTTGGTGGCGACGCTGGAGAATTATCTGGCGACCTCGGAATTTCCCGTCACCATCATCACCGGCATCGTCTTCATGGTTTGCGTCCTGCTCTTCCGCCGCGGCATTGTCGGCGAATTCTATGCCTCGCGGCTGGGACGGAGACTGGGTTTCGAATATCGGCGCTAG
- a CDS encoding GMC family oxidoreductase, whose product MDRFDYIIIGAGSAGCVLANRLSADHNNRVLLLEAGGNDNYHWIHIPVGYLYCINNPRTDWCFTTSPEAGLNGRSLNYPRGKVLGGCSSINGMIYMRGQARDYDLWRQLGCAGWGWDDVLPYFVKSEDHYRGKDEMHGAGGEWRVEKARVRWAVLDAFQAAAKEAGIPETADFNRGNNEGSGYFDVNQRSGIRWNTTKAFLRPAMQRGNLTVYTKAQVRRLIVEDDAVTGVEFQHDGVAKRAYASKETVLSAGSIGSPHILELSGIGHGDVLGKAGIEVVREVRSVGENLQDHLQLRMAYRVTGVSTLNEKATSLIGKAAIGLEYLVRRSGPMAMAPSQLGIFTRSGPDKETPDLQYHVQPVSLDKFGDPVHPFPAITASVCNLRPESRGSVHVRSPDFALQPAISPNYLSAARDREIAVRSIRLTRRIVAQPSFARFRPEEFKPGPAYETDADLERAAGDIGTTIFHPVGTCRMGGDAQSVVDPRLRLRALARLRIADASVMPSITSGNTNSPTIMIAEKAAEMILADNR is encoded by the coding sequence ATGGATCGCTTCGACTACATCATCATCGGTGCCGGCAGTGCCGGCTGCGTGCTGGCCAACAGGCTTTCGGCCGACCACAACAATAGGGTGCTGCTGCTGGAAGCCGGCGGCAACGATAATTACCACTGGATTCATATCCCGGTCGGCTATCTCTATTGCATCAACAACCCTCGCACGGACTGGTGTTTTACCACATCGCCGGAAGCGGGCCTGAATGGCAGGTCGCTCAACTATCCGCGCGGCAAGGTGCTCGGCGGCTGCTCTTCCATCAACGGCATGATCTACATGCGCGGCCAGGCGCGCGACTATGATCTCTGGCGTCAGCTCGGCTGCGCCGGCTGGGGCTGGGACGATGTGCTGCCCTATTTCGTCAAGTCCGAGGATCACTATCGCGGCAAGGATGAGATGCACGGTGCCGGCGGCGAGTGGCGGGTAGAAAAGGCGCGCGTGCGCTGGGCCGTGCTCGATGCCTTCCAGGCCGCGGCCAAGGAGGCCGGCATCCCGGAGACGGCGGACTTCAATCGCGGCAACAATGAAGGCTCCGGCTATTTCGACGTCAACCAGCGCTCCGGCATCCGCTGGAACACCACGAAAGCCTTCCTGCGCCCGGCCATGCAGCGCGGCAATCTCACTGTCTACACGAAAGCGCAGGTCCGCCGCCTGATCGTTGAAGATGATGCCGTCACCGGCGTTGAATTCCAGCACGATGGCGTGGCGAAGCGCGCCTACGCGAGCAAGGAGACGGTGCTGTCGGCCGGCTCCATCGGCTCGCCGCATATTCTCGAACTGTCAGGCATCGGCCATGGCGATGTGCTCGGCAAGGCCGGCATCGAGGTGGTGCGCGAGGTCCGGTCCGTCGGCGAAAATCTGCAGGATCACCTGCAGCTTCGCATGGCTTACAGGGTAACCGGTGTTTCCACGCTGAACGAGAAGGCGACGAGCCTCATCGGCAAGGCGGCGATCGGTCTTGAATATCTCGTTCGCCGCTCAGGCCCGATGGCGATGGCGCCGAGCCAGCTCGGCATCTTCACCCGCTCCGGCCCCGATAAGGAAACGCCTGATCTGCAGTATCATGTGCAGCCGGTCTCGCTCGACAAGTTCGGCGATCCCGTTCATCCCTTTCCGGCCATCACCGCCAGCGTCTGTAACCTGCGGCCTGAAAGCCGCGGCTCGGTGCATGTGCGCAGCCCCGATTTCGCCCTGCAGCCGGCCATCAGCCCGAATTATCTCTCCGCCGCGCGAGATCGGGAAATCGCCGTGCGCTCCATTCGCCTGACCCGGCGTATCGTGGCGCAGCCTTCCTTCGCACGCTTCAGGCCGGAGGAGTTCAAGCCGGGACCGGCCTATGAGACGGATGCTGATCTGGAGCGCGCCGCCGGCGATATCGGCACGACGATTTTTCATCCGGTCGGCACATGCCGCATGGGCGGCGACGCGCAAAGCGTCGTCGATCCCCGGCTGCGGCTGCGGGCATTGGCACGGTTGCGCATCGCCGACGCCTCCGTCATGCCGTCGATCACATCGGGCAATACCAATTCGCCAACCATCATGATCGCGGAAAAGGCAGCTGAGATGATCCTTGCCGACAACAGATGA
- a CDS encoding enoyl-CoA hydratase/isomerase family protein produces MDSTDEVIIERRGSAGVIRLNRPKALNSLTLPMVRVIAPALEDFAADPAIASVIVMGEGERGFCAGGDIRLLHRSGKEGTDEAETFWREEFLLNHAISLYSKPYVVLMDGITMGGGVGLSAHGSHRVVTERTRLAMPETGIGYFPDVGATWLLPRAPGEAGTWMGLTGLTVEAADVIHAGFADHCVGSSALPALIDAISALPATASAADVHALIRTMAADAGESRLVANREVINRAFSADTVEGILVALAGEPGEFAAEAAGVIASRSPTSLKLTLRLLRAGRTSADLTECLNRELGACRGILYNHDFYEGVRAAVIDKDRNPKWSPASLAEVSVADIDRFFVPAQPPLFAS; encoded by the coding sequence ATGGATAGCACGGACGAAGTCATCATCGAGCGGCGCGGATCGGCCGGCGTCATCAGGCTCAATCGCCCGAAGGCGCTGAACAGCCTGACATTGCCGATGGTGCGGGTCATCGCTCCGGCCCTGGAGGATTTCGCCGCCGATCCGGCGATCGCAAGCGTCATCGTCATGGGCGAGGGCGAGCGCGGCTTCTGCGCCGGTGGCGACATCCGCCTGCTGCACCGGAGCGGCAAGGAAGGCACCGATGAAGCGGAAACCTTCTGGCGCGAAGAGTTCCTGCTCAACCATGCCATCTCGCTTTACTCAAAACCCTATGTCGTGCTGATGGACGGCATCACCATGGGCGGCGGCGTCGGCCTCTCGGCCCATGGCAGCCATCGCGTCGTCACCGAGCGCACGCGCCTTGCCATGCCCGAAACCGGTATCGGCTACTTCCCGGATGTCGGCGCCACCTGGTTGCTGCCGCGTGCGCCGGGCGAGGCAGGCACCTGGATGGGCCTGACCGGCCTGACCGTCGAGGCTGCCGACGTCATCCATGCCGGATTTGCCGATCATTGTGTTGGGTCCTCCGCACTGCCGGCTCTTATAGATGCGATCTCTGCGCTCCCCGCGACTGCCTCTGCCGCAGACGTCCATGCCCTGATCCGGACGATGGCGGCAGATGCTGGCGAAAGCCGGCTTGTGGCAAACCGCGAGGTGATCAACCGGGCGTTTTCGGCAGACACGGTAGAAGGAATACTGGTGGCATTGGCTGGTGAGCCGGGAGAGTTTGCCGCTGAAGCCGCCGGCGTGATCGCCAGCCGCTCGCCGACCAGCCTGAAGCTGACGTTGCGGCTGCTCAGGGCAGGGCGAACAAGCGCCGATCTTACCGAATGCCTCAATCGTGAACTCGGCGCCTGCAGGGGCATATTGTATAATCACGATTTCTACGAAGGTGTGCGCGCCGCTGTCATCGACAAGGATCGCAATCCGAAATGGTCTCCGGCGAGCCTTGCGGAGGTGAGTGTTGCCGATATCGACCGCTTCTTCGTGCCGGCGCAGCCGCCGCTTTTTGCGAGCTAG
- the mmsB gene encoding 3-hydroxyisobutyrate dehydrogenase, whose translation MTRIAFIGLGNMGGPMATNLVKAGHAVTGFDLSHDVLKSAEASGVKPASVLTEALADAEVVVTMLPKGQHVLTVWTDVLRSVPKGTLLIDSSTIDVDSARKAHAMAGDAGCLSLDAPVSGGTGGAAAGTLTFMAGGSTESFAAARPLLDVMGKKIVHCGDAGAGQAAKICNNMILGISMIGVCEAFVLGEKLGLSHQALFDVASTSSGQCWSINTYCPVPGPVPTSPANNDYKPGFAAALMLKDLRLSQEAALSSGASTPLGAEAAQLYALFEKLGNGGRDFSAIIEMFREVK comes from the coding sequence ATGACACGGATCGCATTCATCGGCCTCGGCAACATGGGAGGTCCGATGGCGACCAATCTCGTCAAGGCGGGCCATGCCGTCACCGGATTCGACCTCTCGCATGATGTGCTGAAATCAGCCGAAGCGTCGGGGGTAAAGCCTGCGAGCGTACTCACCGAGGCCCTGGCCGATGCGGAAGTGGTCGTGACCATGCTGCCGAAGGGCCAGCATGTCCTCACCGTCTGGACCGATGTGCTGCGCTCCGTGCCGAAGGGAACCCTGCTCATCGACAGCTCCACCATCGACGTCGACAGCGCCCGCAAGGCGCACGCCATGGCAGGCGATGCCGGTTGCCTTTCGCTCGATGCGCCGGTGTCCGGCGGCACGGGTGGCGCCGCAGCCGGCACGCTGACCTTCATGGCTGGCGGCTCCACCGAGAGTTTTGCGGCCGCCAGGCCGCTGCTCGACGTGATGGGCAAGAAGATCGTCCATTGCGGCGATGCTGGCGCTGGCCAGGCCGCCAAGATCTGCAACAACATGATCCTCGGCATCTCCATGATCGGCGTCTGCGAAGCCTTCGTGCTCGGCGAGAAGCTCGGCCTCTCGCATCAGGCCCTATTCGACGTCGCCTCGACTTCGTCCGGCCAATGCTGGTCGATCAATACCTATTGCCCCGTGCCCGGCCCTGTGCCGACGTCTCCGGCCAACAACGACTACAAGCCCGGCTTTGCGGCCGCCTTGATGCTCAAGGACCTGCGCCTGTCCCAGGAAGCGGCACTTTCCAGCGGCGCGTCGACGCCTTTGGGGGCAGAGGCGGCGCAGCTCTATGCGCTCTTCGAAAAGCTCGGCAATGGCGGGCGCGATTTTTCGGCAATCATCGAGATGTTTCGCGAGGTGAAGTAA